From the genome of Psychroserpens ponticola, one region includes:
- a CDS encoding T9SS type A sorting domain-containing protein, whose translation MIKKYAWILLVLPFLTNAQVVEFESAIVPDLSGYSGVTSFAGLGEYEIYLDTDNGVLDKPIILVDGFDPGDGRTVPGLYSLLDFNGSGGNQNLGDLVRAEGFDVVVLNFPSYLRLSDNTLLNIDDVADTNGDMIIDEIDYPAGSTFIDGGADFMERNAMLLVDLINTLNTDKQGDEELVIIGPSMGGLISRFALNYMENQSLDHETRLWISFDSPHHGANVPLGFQHQFNFLGFGLGDGLNVTALQPIVNGLLKSSAARQLLVDHFESHLVDGSEFEFDAAKLLPEAHPYRGVFETNINALTNSGFPETTRNVSIINGSGIGTPYQSTASTNVTPGFTVLDIQNLEIPTSPLPDTTADININFTPATVDGSQLISKVFVEGFLVFGFITLVDVEVEAQAPIFSDGVDAASGGLFDLGGFTNGLGGDPIIDSFLTSLQIDKFSFIPSVSGMALDSSPDGEINWYHNIDLGDPGTNGDTLNETPFVNWYMPDDNENHVQLTEQNVAFALSEIIPETLSNSAFESENLIKIGQNPIDNELVIITGNPIDQATVVIVDITGKIVYSNTFNSLSGRTVMPLNLDSGLYVMNVVAKNNLKYRTKIIVK comes from the coding sequence ATGATAAAAAAATACGCTTGGATTTTATTGGTATTACCCTTTTTAACAAATGCGCAAGTTGTAGAATTTGAATCTGCAATTGTTCCAGATTTATCCGGCTATTCCGGAGTCACTAGTTTCGCTGGTCTTGGTGAATATGAAATTTATTTAGATACCGATAACGGTGTTTTAGATAAACCAATTATTCTTGTTGATGGTTTTGATCCTGGAGATGGAAGAACAGTCCCTGGGCTTTATAGTTTATTAGATTTCAATGGCTCAGGTGGTAACCAAAATTTAGGAGACTTGGTTAGGGCAGAAGGTTTTGATGTTGTGGTTTTAAATTTTCCGTCTTATTTAAGATTAAGTGATAACACATTATTGAATATAGATGATGTTGCTGATACTAATGGTGATATGATTATTGATGAAATTGATTATCCTGCTGGAAGTACATTTATTGATGGAGGAGCAGATTTTATGGAACGAAATGCTATGCTCTTGGTCGATTTAATCAATACTTTAAATACAGATAAGCAAGGCGATGAGGAATTGGTAATTATTGGACCAAGTATGGGAGGATTAATTTCTAGATTTGCATTAAATTATATGGAAAACCAGAGTCTTGATCATGAAACAAGGCTTTGGATCTCTTTTGATTCTCCACATCATGGTGCTAATGTGCCTTTAGGGTTTCAGCATCAATTTAACTTTTTAGGGTTTGGTTTAGGAGATGGTTTGAACGTGACAGCACTTCAACCGATTGTTAATGGTTTGCTGAAGTCTTCAGCGGCTAGACAACTTCTTGTAGATCATTTTGAATCACATTTAGTTGATGGAAGTGAATTTGAGTTTGATGCTGCAAAACTATTGCCAGAAGCACATCCTTATCGAGGTGTTTTTGAAACAAATATCAATGCGCTAACCAATTCAGGGTTTCCAGAAACAACTAGAAATGTATCTATTATTAATGGAAGTGGTATTGGTACTCCATATCAATCTACAGCTAGTACAAATGTAACTCCTGGTTTTACTGTACTTGATATTCAAAATTTAGAAATTCCGACATCTCCTTTGCCTGATACAACTGCAGACATTAATATTAATTTCACACCAGCTACTGTAGATGGATCACAATTGATAAGTAAAGTTTTTGTTGAAGGTTTCCTTGTTTTTGGTTTTATAACATTAGTTGATGTAGAAGTTGAAGCTCAAGCACCAATATTTTCTGATGGTGTTGATGCTGCATCAGGTGGATTGTTTGACCTTGGTGGATTTACCAATGGTTTAGGAGGTGACCCAATAATTGATAGTTTTCTTACATCCTTACAAATAGATAAATTTAGTTTTATTCCTTCTGTAAGTGGAATGGCTTTAGATTCGTCTCCAGATGGTGAAATTAATTGGTATCATAATATTGATCTTGGAGATCCAGGGACTAATGGCGATACTTTAAATGAAACGCCTTTTGTAAATTGGTATATGCCAGATGATAATGAAAATCATGTTCAACTAACGGAACAGAATGTAGCTTTTGCTTTGAGTGAAATTATACCTGAAACATTATCTAATTCAGCATTTGAAAGCGAAAATTTAATAAAGATTGGTCAAAACCCAATCGATAATGAACTTGTCATCATCACAGGTAATCCAATCGATCAAGCAACTGTTGTAATAGTTGATATTACAGGTAAAATAGTTTATAGTAATACTTTCAATTCTCTTTCAGGTAGAACTGTAATGCCATTAAACTTAGATTCAGGATTATATGTTATGAATGTGGTAGCAAAAAACAATTTAAAGTATAGAACAAAAATAATTGTGAAATAA
- a CDS encoding TrkH family potassium uptake protein gives MKLNFKIIFHFFGLLLLFNGGFMLLAALISFIYKDGVTIEILLSGICIVISGGILMVTTKNHRKELNKREGYLVVSFGWIVMALTGTLPYILTESIPSFTNAFFETMSGYTTTGASILNDIEAVPEGVLFWRSMTHWIGGMGIIVLAIAILPLLGIGGMQLFAAEAPGPNADKLHPRITDTAKRLWLIYFGYTAAETILLQVAGMTFFDAINHSMCTLSTGGFSTKNASVAYWNGQPIIQYIIIVFMFLAGTNFVLSYFAFKGKVQKAIRDEEFKLYFKFIALFTIIAALIIYFRADFSISSIDHPMVYGKGEASIRHSLFQVIAIITTTGFVTADYTLWTPFLVVFFFGLMFLGGSAGSTSGGVKVVRHMIMIKNGFLEFKRALHPNAILPVRYNKRGVSGDIVFNILGFFILYMLSFIVGALVFSMLQIDFESAIGLSASSLGNVGPALGNYGPVNNYAELPALGKWWSAFLMLIGRLELFTVLILLTPFFWRNR, from the coding sequence ATGAAACTCAATTTCAAAATCATATTCCATTTTTTCGGATTGTTATTGTTATTCAATGGTGGTTTCATGCTTCTGGCTGCTTTAATAAGTTTTATTTATAAAGATGGAGTTACGATAGAAATTCTATTATCAGGAATATGCATAGTCATCTCTGGAGGCATATTAATGGTGACAACCAAAAACCACAGAAAAGAGCTTAACAAACGTGAAGGCTACCTTGTTGTTTCTTTTGGCTGGATTGTTATGGCATTAACAGGTACACTTCCATATATTTTAACGGAATCAATTCCAAGTTTTACAAACGCATTTTTTGAAACCATGTCTGGCTATACTACAACAGGAGCTTCAATATTAAATGATATTGAAGCTGTACCAGAAGGTGTTTTATTTTGGCGAAGTATGACACACTGGATTGGTGGCATGGGAATTATTGTGCTCGCTATTGCTATCTTACCATTATTAGGAATTGGTGGCATGCAACTTTTCGCTGCCGAAGCTCCTGGTCCAAATGCCGATAAATTACACCCAAGAATTACAGATACTGCAAAACGCTTATGGCTCATTTATTTTGGATATACTGCTGCCGAAACTATTTTACTTCAAGTTGCAGGAATGACCTTTTTTGACGCTATAAATCATTCGATGTGTACTTTATCAACTGGAGGTTTTTCAACTAAAAATGCAAGCGTTGCCTATTGGAACGGACAACCAATTATTCAATATATAATTATAGTTTTTATGTTCTTGGCTGGAACAAACTTTGTATTAAGCTATTTTGCTTTTAAAGGTAAAGTCCAAAAAGCAATACGAGACGAAGAATTCAAACTCTATTTTAAATTTATAGCATTATTTACAATAATCGCCGCACTTATCATTTATTTTAGAGCAGACTTCTCTATATCATCTATTGATCATCCTATGGTGTACGGTAAAGGTGAAGCTTCTATTCGTCACTCTTTATTTCAAGTGATTGCCATAATTACAACAACAGGATTTGTAACAGCAGATTACACGCTATGGACCCCTTTTCTAGTTGTGTTCTTTTTTGGATTAATGTTTTTAGGTGGTTCCGCTGGAAGTACTTCTGGTGGTGTTAAAGTTGTTCGTCATATGATTATGATAAAGAATGGTTTTCTTGAATTTAAACGTGCCTTACATCCAAATGCAATCTTACCTGTACGTTATAACAAAAGAGGTGTTTCTGGAGATATTGTATTTAATATTTTAGGATTCTTTATCCTATATATGCTTTCCTTTATTGTTGGTGCTTTAGTATTTTCTATGCTACAAATCGATTTTGAATCTGCTATCGGACTCTCTGCTTCAAGTCTAGGAAACGTAGGTCCTGCTCTAGGTAATTATGGTCCAGTAAATAATTATGCTGAATTGCCAGCTCTTGGAAAATGGTGGTCAGCATTTTTAATGCTCATTGGTCGATTAGAACTCTTCACTGTTTTAATTTTATTGACTCCTTTTTTCTGGAGAAACAGATAA
- a CDS encoding TlpA family protein disulfide reductase, giving the protein MKTLTTLLFVLICSISAIAQDVLPKMQIENLNGDNISLEDISKDDQLVIVSLWATWCVPCKNELDAISDVYEEWVEETNVKLYAISVDDARTVKRVKPLVSGKDWSYEILLDTNSDLKRQLNAPTIPLTLLVKNNKILFRHSGYTPGSEDELYEKILEFSK; this is encoded by the coding sequence ATGAAAACTCTTACTACTTTATTATTTGTATTAATATGTTCTATATCTGCTATTGCTCAAGATGTACTTCCAAAAATGCAGATTGAAAATTTAAATGGTGATAATATAAGTTTAGAAGACATCTCTAAAGATGATCAACTCGTAATTGTTTCTTTGTGGGCAACTTGGTGTGTGCCTTGTAAAAATGAACTTGATGCAATAAGTGATGTATACGAAGAGTGGGTTGAGGAAACTAATGTTAAACTTTATGCAATATCTGTTGATGATGCTAGAACTGTGAAAAGAGTTAAGCCATTAGTTAGTGGTAAAGATTGGAGTTATGAAATTTTGCTTGATACAAATAGTGATTTGAAAAGACAGTTAAACGCGCCAACTATTCCGTTAACTTTGTTGGTTAAAAATAATAAAATCTTATTCAGGCATTCAGGATATACACCTGGAAGCGAAGATGAACTTTATGAGAAGATTTTAGAGTTTTCAAAATAA
- a CDS encoding DUF6029 family protein, translated as MNRYKLIAIILCTPSFLFAQDEVKKDYGKLSGGIESNSQYYVDDSKTGDFTEEDNFRSNNYLRLNYDYKNFFAHVQVESYEPNAILNFYPKYVETDIGTFALGYRNEKIQVTLGHFYEQFGSGLILRSWEDRQLGINNSIRGANVKYSPTKALEFSAIYGRQRDGFEVSDGTIYAFNTEVDLSSVFKFESTGLDFGFSYVGRDEDLDIKNSDFESLTSSYSFRLGLAEGNMYSSIEYIVKGEDVYSELGNIIEDKYFDGNAILFNVGYAKSGLGIDATFRRMENMAFFSERDESGNVFNQNYINFIPGLTKQHDYGVTNIYVYQAQPKLTFNPQFKSGEIGGQVDVFYNIKKGSTLGGKYGTKLAFNFATWSGLKSDFDSVDRTYEDTDLFGFGEKYFEEFSLDIKKKWSPKWSTIFSVVNTYYNAQYVEDRSGEVNATAVVGEVTRKFGKGKSLRLELSHLSSDDKTSERAKNWSGGTLEYNFNSRLSLFANDLWNYGNPDEDNQIHYYTFGGSFTKGATRVMASYGRQRGGLVCVGGVCRLVPENTGFSLSISTSF; from the coding sequence ATGAATCGATACAAGTTAATAGCCATAATTCTTTGTACTCCAAGTTTTCTTTTCGCTCAAGATGAAGTAAAGAAAGATTACGGAAAATTAAGTGGAGGAATTGAATCTAACTCACAGTACTATGTTGATGATTCTAAAACTGGAGATTTTACAGAAGAAGATAATTTTAGATCAAATAACTACTTGAGATTAAATTACGATTACAAAAACTTTTTTGCACATGTGCAAGTTGAGTCCTATGAACCAAATGCCATTTTAAATTTTTATCCTAAATATGTAGAAACAGATATAGGAACATTTGCTTTAGGATATCGTAATGAAAAAATACAAGTTACACTTGGACATTTCTACGAACAATTTGGAAGCGGTTTGATATTGCGTTCTTGGGAAGACAGACAATTAGGAATTAATAACTCCATAAGAGGCGCTAATGTTAAATATAGTCCAACAAAAGCACTCGAATTTTCGGCAATTTATGGAAGGCAACGCGATGGTTTTGAAGTGTCAGATGGTACGATTTATGCCTTTAATACAGAAGTTGACCTTTCAAGTGTATTTAAATTTGAATCTACTGGTTTAGATTTTGGTTTTAGTTATGTTGGCAGAGATGAAGATCTAGATATTAAAAATTCAGATTTTGAATCGCTTACGAGTTCTTATTCTTTTCGTTTAGGATTAGCTGAAGGAAATATGTATAGTTCTATTGAATATATTGTTAAAGGAGAAGATGTGTATTCAGAATTGGGAAATATTATTGAAGATAAATATTTTGATGGTAACGCCATACTTTTTAATGTTGGGTATGCTAAGTCTGGTTTGGGAATCGATGCAACGTTTAGACGTATGGAAAACATGGCATTTTTCTCGGAAAGAGATGAATCTGGAAATGTGTTTAATCAAAACTATATCAACTTTATTCCAGGATTGACGAAACAACATGATTATGGAGTGACGAATATTTACGTGTATCAAGCTCAACCTAAATTAACCTTTAATCCACAATTTAAATCTGGAGAAATTGGAGGTCAAGTAGACGTTTTTTATAACATCAAAAAAGGATCGACATTAGGAGGGAAATATGGAACAAAGTTAGCTTTTAATTTTGCAACATGGTCTGGTCTAAAAAGTGATTTTGATTCAGTTGATCGTACTTATGAAGATACTGATCTTTTTGGATTTGGAGAGAAATACTTTGAAGAATTTAGTTTAGATATTAAAAAGAAATGGTCGCCTAAGTGGTCGACTATTTTTTCTGTAGTAAACACATATTATAATGCACAATATGTAGAAGATAGATCAGGAGAAGTTAATGCAACTGCAGTTGTAGGTGAAGTAACTCGTAAATTTGGAAAAGGTAAATCATTAAGATTAGAACTTTCACATTTGTCTTCTGATGATAAAACATCTGAGAGAGCTAAAAACTGGTCAGGAGGAACTTTAGAGTATAATTTTAACAGTAGGTTGAGTTTATTTGCAAATGACCTATGGAATTATGGCAATCCAGATGAAGACAATCAAATTCATTATTATACCTTTGGTGGAAGTTTTACAAAAGGAGCAACTCGAGTGATGGCAAGTTATGGTAGACAACGTGGTGGATTGGTTTGCGTTGGTGGAGTTTGTCGATTAGTCCCAGAAAATACGGGATTCTCATTAAGTATATCAACTTCTTTCTAA
- a CDS encoding fatty acid desaturase family protein codes for MTKQTLTFSRTDSAKFFRTLNKRVNAYFKDNNIKKTGNWKLYIKAIIMFTLLLGPLVLLLTVDLPTWVLVICMMVIGVGMAGVGMNVMHDANHGSFSSKKWVNRLMGSSIHILAGNDYNWKVQHNVLHHTYTNIQGHDEDIDAGRIIRFSKHSKWLKVHKYQKYYAFLLYGLLTVNWAITTDFKQTYVYLKRKLSYGDFPNPATQWTKLIIGKILYYSIWVVLPIVLGYAWWQVLIGFLIMHYTAGIILSVIFQLAHVMPNTEMPLPDENGTMKNTWAIHQLFTTSNFSPKSWIVEFYTGGLNRQVEHHLFSNISHVHYKNIAKIVRETAHEFSLPYNEYNSIWTAISEHYQQLKELGRKPTMA; via the coding sequence ATGACAAAGCAAACATTAACGTTTTCTAGAACTGATTCTGCAAAGTTTTTTAGAACTTTAAACAAGCGCGTAAATGCTTACTTTAAAGATAATAACATTAAGAAAACAGGAAACTGGAAATTGTATATAAAAGCTATAATAATGTTTACATTATTACTCGGCCCATTAGTTTTATTACTAACTGTTGATTTGCCAACTTGGGTACTCGTTATTTGCATGATGGTTATTGGTGTAGGTATGGCTGGTGTAGGAATGAATGTTATGCACGATGCTAATCATGGCTCTTTTTCTAGTAAAAAATGGGTTAATAGATTAATGGGAAGTAGCATACATATTTTAGCTGGAAACGATTATAATTGGAAAGTACAACACAATGTGTTACATCATACATATACTAATATTCAAGGACATGATGAAGATATTGATGCTGGTAGAATCATTCGTTTTTCTAAACATTCTAAATGGTTAAAAGTTCATAAGTATCAAAAATATTATGCCTTTTTATTATATGGTTTGTTAACCGTTAATTGGGCAATAACAACAGATTTTAAGCAAACATATGTGTACTTAAAAAGAAAGTTGTCTTATGGCGATTTTCCAAATCCTGCGACTCAATGGACGAAATTGATTATCGGTAAGATATTATATTATTCAATTTGGGTGGTATTGCCAATAGTTTTAGGTTACGCTTGGTGGCAAGTTTTAATCGGGTTTCTAATTATGCATTATACGGCTGGAATTATTCTAAGTGTGATTTTTCAATTAGCGCATGTCATGCCAAATACTGAAATGCCTTTACCAGATGAAAATGGAACTATGAAAAATACTTGGGCTATTCACCAATTATTTACGACTTCTAATTTTTCTCCTAAAAGTTGGATAGTAGAATTTTATACTGGTGGTTTAAATAGACAAGTTGAACATCATTTATTCTCAAACATTAGTCATGTTCATTATAAGAATATAGCAAAAATTGTAAGAGAAACTGCTCATGAATTTAGTTTGCCTTACAACGAATACAATTCTATTTGGACTGCTATTTCGGAACATTATCAACAATTAAAAGAATTAGGGAGAAAGCCTACTATGGCCTAA
- a CDS encoding NAD(P)-dependent oxidoreductase: protein MEWVAVRPDGLSNEENVSEYKTYQSPIRNPIFNAGKVSRINVAHFMAKLIDSDKEWQKWKGQMPVIYNKDA from the coding sequence ATTGAATGGGTTGCAGTTAGACCTGATGGTTTATCAAACGAAGAAAACGTTAGTGAATATAAAACTTACCAATCACCAATTAGAAATCCTATTTTTAATGCAGGAAAAGTAAGTCGAATAAATGTAGCTCATTTTATGGCTAAATTAATAGATTCAGATAAAGAATGGCAAAAATGGAAAGGTCAAATGCCAGTTATTTACAATAAAGACGCTTAG
- a CDS encoding Omp28-related outer membrane protein has translation MKIKNLTKFFLFVAVAVMSSCSSSSDDGNGGNGNGLNAITVSASSQYVDFGTEITFTVTTNKGDDVTSEAIILVDDQGITGNAFTATSTGQYNVTATYEDLTSAAVTVTVLPVIVSIEIRSANTVYNLGERIDFQVIALDNDGGETDVTGGSTVAIDGTESFSGASYVPGSAGTLDADATFNEFTSNIITVSVEDNASTPASYDQKALIEDYTGTWCGWCPRVSYGIELAQQATAKVAVVAVHSGDQMSNSYGNALIGAFNPGGSYPTAIVNRDVEWTYPEPNNIGQITTAASGTNSTGLSIVTARKGSNLSLMVNAGFGQNLSGAKLVVLLLENGLIYDQENYTSYYNGDDVLNNFVHDHVLRYAFTNPLGDAIPAGEMVAGNTYRMKYDFTMPTNIITNALRTEVVAMVVDSNNKIINVTKVNVGNNVDF, from the coding sequence ATGAAAATCAAAAACCTTACCAAGTTTTTTCTTTTTGTTGCTGTAGCTGTTATGTCTTCTTGTAGTTCTTCAAGTGATGATGGCAATGGAGGCAATGGAAACGGATTAAATGCTATTACAGTCTCTGCAAGTTCTCAATATGTAGATTTTGGAACAGAAATCACTTTTACAGTTACCACCAACAAAGGTGATGACGTAACTTCAGAAGCTATAATTCTTGTTGACGACCAAGGCATTACTGGAAATGCTTTCACTGCAACTTCTACGGGTCAATACAATGTAACAGCTACCTATGAAGATTTAACAAGTGCAGCTGTAACAGTTACTGTTTTACCTGTCATTGTTTCAATTGAAATAAGATCAGCAAACACAGTTTATAACTTAGGAGAGCGAATTGATTTTCAAGTTATCGCTTTAGATAACGATGGAGGAGAAACAGATGTGACTGGAGGTTCAACAGTTGCAATTGATGGTACTGAATCATTTAGTGGTGCTAGTTATGTACCTGGATCTGCAGGAACTTTAGATGCAGACGCAACATTTAATGAGTTTACCTCTAATATTATAACAGTATCAGTTGAAGATAATGCTTCTACACCTGCTTCATATGATCAAAAAGCATTAATTGAAGATTATACTGGAACATGGTGTGGATGGTGCCCAAGAGTATCTTATGGTATCGAATTAGCACAACAAGCTACAGCTAAAGTAGCAGTAGTAGCTGTTCACTCTGGAGATCAAATGTCTAACTCTTATGGCAATGCTCTAATTGGTGCTTTTAACCCTGGAGGTAGCTACCCAACGGCAATTGTAAATAGAGATGTTGAATGGACATATCCTGAACCAAATAACATAGGTCAAATTACTACAGCAGCATCAGGCACTAATTCTACTGGATTATCTATTGTTACTGCTCGAAAAGGAAGCAATTTATCATTAATGGTAAATGCTGGATTTGGTCAAAATCTCTCAGGAGCTAAACTTGTTGTTTTATTACTTGAAAATGGTCTAATCTACGATCAAGAAAACTATACTTCTTACTATAATGGTGATGATGTTCTTAATAATTTTGTTCATGATCACGTATTACGTTATGCTTTTACTAATCCATTAGGAGATGCTATTCCAGCAGGAGAAATGGTAGCAGGTAACACTTACAGAATGAAATATGATTTCACGATGCCTACTAACATAATAACTAATGCCTTAAGAACTGAAGTTGTAGCGATGGTAGTTGATTCAAATAATAAAATTATAAATGTAACTAAGGTTAATGTTGGAAATAACGTTGACTTTTAA
- a CDS encoding pyridoxal phosphate-dependent aminotransferase: MSLLSERVLNMSTSATLAMAAKARELKAEGKDIIGLSLGEPDFNTPDFIKDAAKQAIDENYNSYTPVDGYVELKQAIITKFKRDNHLDYTLPQIVVSTGAKQALANVAAVMLNKGDEVILPCPYWVSYSDIVKLNEGVPVEVATSIENDFKLTPEQLEAAITPKTKMIWYSSPCNPSGSVYSKEELRALADVLQKYPNIIVVSDEIYEHINFIGGHASMAQFEDMFDRTVTVNGVSKAFAMTGWRIGYIGAPTEIARACNKMQGQVTSGANCIAQRAVITALNESPSRVQFMIDEFKVRRELILGLLNDIEGFKTNVPEGAFYVFPDVSYYFGKTIHGKTIHNATELSLFLLEFANVATVTGDAFGNPNCIRISYAASQEQIIEAVKRIKSALA; this comes from the coding sequence ATGAGCTTACTTTCAGAAAGAGTTTTAAATATGTCTACTTCTGCAACTTTAGCTATGGCAGCAAAAGCTAGAGAGCTAAAAGCAGAAGGAAAAGATATTATCGGTTTAAGTCTTGGAGAACCAGATTTTAATACTCCAGATTTCATTAAAGACGCAGCTAAACAAGCTATTGATGAAAATTATAATTCTTACACTCCTGTTGATGGTTATGTCGAGTTAAAGCAAGCTATAATTACAAAATTTAAAAGAGATAATCATCTTGATTATACATTGCCACAAATAGTGGTCTCTACTGGAGCAAAACAAGCCTTAGCAAATGTTGCAGCAGTGATGTTAAATAAAGGTGATGAGGTGATTTTACCTTGCCCTTATTGGGTGAGTTATAGTGATATTGTTAAATTAAATGAAGGCGTTCCAGTTGAAGTGGCAACGTCTATTGAAAACGATTTTAAATTGACGCCTGAGCAATTAGAAGCTGCTATTACTCCTAAAACTAAAATGATTTGGTACAGTTCTCCTTGTAATCCTAGTGGTTCTGTTTATAGTAAAGAAGAACTCAGAGCTTTGGCTGATGTATTACAAAAATATCCAAATATTATTGTGGTGTCTGATGAAATTTACGAACATATTAACTTTATTGGAGGTCATGCGAGTATGGCTCAATTTGAAGATATGTTTGACAGAACAGTAACTGTAAATGGCGTTTCTAAAGCATTTGCAATGACGGGCTGGAGAATTGGTTATATTGGAGCTCCAACTGAAATTGCTCGTGCTTGTAACAAGATGCAAGGTCAAGTAACAAGTGGAGCAAATTGTATTGCTCAGAGAGCCGTAATTACTGCTCTAAATGAATCGCCATCAAGAGTGCAATTCATGATTGATGAATTTAAAGTAAGACGTGAACTTATTTTAGGTTTACTTAACGATATTGAAGGGTTTAAAACTAATGTGCCTGAAGGTGCTTTTTATGTGTTTCCAGATGTGTCTTATTACTTCGGGAAAACAATACATGGAAAAACAATTCATAATGCTACAGAATTATCTTTGTTTTTATTAGAATTTGCTAACGTTGCAACAGTAACTGGTGACGCTTTTGGGAACCCTAATTGTATCAGAATATCTTATGCAGCATCACAAGAGCAAATTATTGAAGCAGTTAAGAGAATAAAATCAGCATTAGCGTAA
- a CDS encoding NAD(P)H-binding protein encodes MNTTEKSKTTLVVGASGATGKELVNQLLNLDQNVKIIVRSKSRIPSTWKANSKISIIENSILNLSDLQMQDYVKDCDAIASCLGHNLTFKGIYGHPRRLVTDATKKLVNASIHHKNKKPIKFVLMNTSGNSNRDLNESVPFSQKCVIALLRLLLPPHVDNEKAADYLRTENRSKS; translated from the coding sequence ATGAATACTACAGAAAAATCAAAAACAACTTTAGTTGTTGGCGCTAGTGGAGCAACAGGTAAAGAATTAGTTAACCAATTACTAAATCTTGATCAAAATGTCAAGATTATTGTAAGATCAAAAAGCAGAATACCAAGTACTTGGAAAGCCAATTCTAAAATTTCAATTATAGAAAACAGCATCTTAAATCTCTCTGATTTGCAAATGCAAGATTATGTAAAAGATTGTGATGCAATTGCATCCTGTCTTGGTCATAATCTTACTTTTAAAGGCATATATGGTCATCCAAGAAGACTTGTAACTGATGCCACAAAAAAACTTGTTAATGCTAGCATTCATCACAAAAACAAAAAACCTATAAAGTTTGTATTAATGAATACAAGTGGTAATAGTAATCGTGATTTAAATGAATCTGTACCCTTTTCTCAAAAATGTGTTATCGCACTTTTAAGGCTACTATTGCCTCCACATGTAGATAATGAGAAAGCAGCAGATTATTTAAGAACCGAAAATAGGTCCAAATCATAA
- the rsmG gene encoding 16S rRNA (guanine(527)-N(7))-methyltransferase RsmG, whose protein sequence is MQLLKQYFPDLTDIQLQQFELLETLYKDWNLKINVVSRKDIDELYLRHVLHSLGIAKVTSFLPDSKVLDVGTGGGFPGIPLAILYPETQFHLVDSIAKKLKVVNEVVEGLGLTNVKTTHDRVENIDDQFDFIVSRAVAVMPTFVHWVKGKIAKEQKHELKNGILYLKGGDLTEELETYRTATIYNLSDYYREDFFDTKKVVHLPLKFRG, encoded by the coding sequence ATGCAACTCTTAAAACAATATTTTCCAGATTTAACTGACATACAATTACAACAGTTTGAATTATTAGAAACCTTATATAAAGATTGGAACCTAAAAATCAATGTCGTATCGCGAAAAGATATCGATGAATTATACCTACGTCATGTATTGCATTCGCTTGGCATCGCAAAAGTAACCTCTTTTTTACCTGATTCGAAAGTTTTAGATGTTGGTACTGGTGGAGGTTTTCCTGGAATTCCTCTAGCTATTTTATATCCTGAAACTCAATTTCATTTGGTGGACAGTATTGCAAAAAAACTAAAAGTAGTTAATGAAGTTGTTGAAGGATTAGGATTAACTAATGTAAAAACAACACATGATCGCGTTGAAAATATTGACGATCAATTTGATTTTATAGTCAGTAGAGCTGTTGCTGTAATGCCAACTTTTGTACATTGGGTAAAAGGAAAAATCGCTAAAGAGCAAAAGCACGAACTTAAAAATGGAATACTTTATTTAAAAGGTGGTGACCTAACAGAAGAATTAGAAACCTATAGAACTGCTACAATTTATAACCTCAGCGATTATTATCGTGAAGACTTTTTCGACACAAAAAAAGTGGTACACTTACCTTTAAAATTTAGAGGTTAA